A stretch of DNA from Deltaproteobacteria bacterium:
TGGCGGGATGGACGAGTAAGGCCCGTCAGGGGAAAAACGGCCGCCAGTCCATGGACGGATCGGCGCTCGCAATGAAAAAGGGGTTCAAAAGACCGGGCTTGGCGTTGTAAAGAAGCGAGGCCCCGTCGATCGTCACCACGGCCCCTCCCGCCTCCTCTACGAGGCACTGGGCCGCGGCCGTGTCCCACTCGGAGGTGGGACCGAGCCTCGGATAGACGTGGGCCTTGCCCTCGGCGACAAGGCAGAACTTGAGGGAGCTTCCCATGCTCACGAACTCGTGCTCCCCGAGCCTCGCGAGAAGGCCGGAAAGGGCGGGACTGGCGTGGGAACGGCTGCCCACCACGCGCCATGGTTCCCTGTTCCTGCGTGGTGAGACCCGGATGGGGTAAGGAGGCGCGTCTCCAGCCTGCACAAAGGCCCCGCATCCCGCCGCCGCCCAGTAA
This window harbors:
- the cysQ gene encoding 3'(2'),5'-bisphosphate nucleotidase CysQ, which gives rise to MDNDALLRRIVDIAREAGREILAVYSRDFSVTEKEDRSPLTEADLASHRVIVSGLSALMPDLPVLSEESRETPWDVRKTWETYWLVDPLDGTKEFIKRNGEFTVNIALVSGHRVELGVVHAPVLKKTYWAAAGCGAFVQAGDAPPYPIRVSPRRNREPWRVVGSRSHASPALSGLLARLGEHEFVSMGSSLKFCLVAEGKAHVYPRLGPTSEWDTAAAQCLVEEAGGAVVTIDGASLLYNAKPGLLNPFFIASADPSMDWRPFFP